The following coding sequences lie in one Apium graveolens cultivar Ventura chromosome 1, ASM990537v1, whole genome shotgun sequence genomic window:
- the LOC141666603 gene encoding uncharacterized protein LOC141666603: MAKNLKICRDSRILVAQVNGEFEAKDDTMAKYLRVLKGILTQFEKWYAEHVPRWENTTADALSKFFLSEIKNYPRSIYFQVLKTPTIHVINLIAPIHVANCWIDPIKTHLEIGWLPDDAQKARKLSVRALRYSLIEGVLYKRSFVIPYLK; the protein is encoded by the coding sequence ATGGCCAAAAATCTTAAAATTTGTAGAGATTCAAGAATTTTAGTTGCTCAAGTTAATGGAGAGTTTGAGGCCaaggatgatacaatggctaagtaccTAAGAGTCTTGAAGGGAATACTAACTCAATTTGAAAAATGGTACGCTGAACATGTTCCGAGATGGGAGAACACTACGGCCGATGCCCTATCCAAGTTTTTCTTGTCTGAAATCAAGAACTACCCGAGAAGTATCTATTTCCAGGTCCTAAAGACACCTACTATACATGTCATAAATTTGATAGCACCAATTCATGTGGCAAATTGTTGGATAGATCCGATCAAAACCCATCTTGAGATTGGATGGCTCCCCGATGATGCCCAAAAGGCACGCAAGTTGTCGGTAAGAGCATTGAGATATTCATTGATTGAAGGCGTTCTGTATAAAAGGTCCTTTGTTATTCCATACTTGAAGTGA